A single genomic interval of Aureliella helgolandensis harbors:
- a CDS encoding DUF3859 domain-containing protein, with protein MARRKPIVTIRSFGIYSQWDAEAKELPQIQEFTTRVKAELDVEFGLVVNVKRAKNQTLQYWIYHPDIPDADGQPRPPFDGEVFVRTNDWDFFLGDTIWEPIHDKLGDWRLVVELEGRVVAEKVFQLFV; from the coding sequence TTGGCTAGACGCAAGCCGATCGTCACGATTCGCAGTTTCGGAATCTACTCACAGTGGGATGCAGAAGCGAAGGAATTGCCGCAGATCCAAGAATTCACCACTCGGGTCAAAGCGGAGTTGGACGTGGAGTTTGGGCTCGTGGTGAATGTTAAACGCGCCAAGAACCAGACTTTGCAGTACTGGATCTATCACCCCGACATCCCAGACGCGGATGGGCAGCCGCGACCTCCCTTTGACGGTGAAGTTTTTGTGCGCACCAATGACTGGGACTTTTTTCTGGGCGATACCATCTGGGAGCCCATTCACGACAAGCTGGGAGACTGGCGGCTAGTCGTCGAGCTGGAGGGACGTGTCGTAGCAGAAAAGGTCTTCCAATTGTTCGTGTAA
- a CDS encoding M48 family metallopeptidase, with product MDRRTWMTKAGFLGVGTCGCMGCKTAPLTGRRQLMLVPEEQEVTMGRQAFADVVETNASSEESRYQAIVQRVGLRIAGVSDRHDYEWETRVVASEEQNAYCLPGGKIVVYEGILPTCENEAGLAVVMSHEVAHVLARHGGERMSQQSAVNGAKTLVAYAMRNQEQVTTDAWMKAYGMATTYGVILPYSRKHESEADHIGLMLMARAGYDPAEAPRFWTRFAAASKGEKQPEFLSTHPADQSRASNLEQLLPEALDIYRQAANPIGTGERLIV from the coding sequence ATGGATCGACGCACTTGGATGACAAAAGCGGGGTTCTTGGGAGTGGGAACCTGTGGCTGTATGGGGTGCAAGACTGCGCCCCTGACCGGCCGCCGCCAATTGATGCTGGTGCCAGAAGAGCAGGAGGTGACGATGGGCCGACAGGCCTTCGCTGACGTGGTCGAGACCAATGCCTCCTCGGAGGAGTCTCGTTACCAAGCGATTGTCCAACGGGTTGGGTTGCGGATTGCGGGAGTCAGCGATCGTCACGACTATGAGTGGGAGACGCGGGTCGTAGCCAGCGAGGAGCAGAACGCCTACTGCCTACCCGGAGGGAAGATCGTGGTTTATGAAGGGATCTTGCCCACCTGTGAGAACGAAGCCGGCTTGGCGGTGGTGATGAGTCACGAGGTGGCCCACGTGCTAGCTAGGCATGGCGGTGAGCGGATGAGCCAGCAGTCGGCGGTCAACGGGGCCAAGACGTTGGTTGCCTACGCAATGCGCAATCAAGAGCAGGTGACGACCGACGCCTGGATGAAGGCTTACGGAATGGCGACGACCTATGGAGTCATCCTCCCCTACAGCCGCAAGCACGAGTCGGAAGCCGACCACATTGGTCTGATGCTCATGGCGCGAGCGGGATACGATCCAGCCGAGGCACCGCGGTTTTGGACGCGTTTTGCAGCTGCCTCGAAGGGAGAGAAACAGCCCGAGTTTCTATCGACGCATCCCGCTGACCAGTCGCGAGCTTCGAATCTTGAGCAGCTGCTGCCGGAAGCACTCGACATCTATCGCCAGGCCGCCAATCCCATCGGTACTGGGGAGCGTCTGATTGTGTAA
- a CDS encoding ATP-binding response regulator, which translates to MPNILLVEDSPTQALQIKLLLESANHAVTCCDDGTAAIEHLINGTSEIVVTDLEMPLMNGLELIKKMQADFPDIPAVLVTGRGSERLAAEALRVGATAYVPKSMLDEMLIGTVEDVLGVMRSDRSYAQLIECTVENRLVFEIPNDPRLLSTAIDLVMQLAGGMQLLSGVDRYRVGNALRHAGSNAIYRGNLGLSREQWQQRDSEDDEITGDHPLVSERMKLSPYKDRKIHIEARLMRDLIRIVIRDEGQGFDTREALSSKGDTLDENQGRGLVLIRNFMDKVSFNDAGNEITLIKHCVKH; encoded by the coding sequence ATGCCAAATATCTTGTTAGTTGAAGATAGCCCCACCCAAGCGCTCCAAATCAAACTGCTCTTGGAATCGGCCAATCACGCCGTAACGTGTTGTGATGACGGCACGGCAGCCATCGAACACTTGATAAATGGAACCAGTGAAATCGTGGTGACCGACCTCGAGATGCCACTGATGAATGGACTTGAATTGATCAAGAAAATGCAGGCCGATTTTCCTGACATTCCCGCGGTCTTGGTCACCGGACGCGGTTCCGAGCGTCTCGCCGCAGAAGCCTTGCGAGTCGGCGCGACCGCCTATGTCCCTAAATCAATGCTCGACGAAATGCTGATCGGTACCGTCGAAGACGTGTTGGGAGTCATGCGTTCCGATCGCAGCTATGCGCAATTGATAGAGTGCACCGTTGAGAACCGCCTCGTCTTCGAAATCCCCAACGACCCACGCCTCCTATCCACCGCAATTGATTTGGTAATGCAGCTCGCCGGTGGCATGCAACTACTGTCGGGTGTCGATCGCTATCGTGTTGGCAATGCGCTGCGTCATGCCGGTTCCAACGCTATCTATCGAGGCAATCTAGGCTTGAGCCGCGAGCAGTGGCAACAACGCGATAGCGAGGACGATGAGATTACGGGGGACCATCCGCTCGTGTCCGAACGAATGAAATTGTCTCCCTACAAAGATCGCAAAATCCACATCGAAGCTCGCCTAATGCGAGATCTCATACGGATCGTCATACGCGACGAGGGGCAGGGGTTTGATACGCGCGAGGCGCTCAGTAGCAAGGGAGACACGTTGGATGAAAACCAAGGCCGTGGGCTCGTGCTGATTCGAAACTTCATGGACAAGGTCTCATTCAACGACGCTGGCAACGAAATCACACTCATCAAACATTGCGTCAAACACTAA
- a CDS encoding hybrid sensor histidine kinase/response regulator: protein MPELNIEAISQQPATEVLERLSDFAFLCSRDGRKLSFVNSKAAAFLGWTSAELCSFRPWWEQVLCLESHALYRNLIEHLDTSTSSQPQLAPLALPCQNTGGASVTMTIHSVFISEDSLLLLGSRATDTESPDEVLRQTQARFRSIVDSLSINLVLKDTHGRRIYANRAYLERRNLTLADILGKTDHELFPSDLAEQFKSDDAKVLQAGEVIHKFEENVSSDGKRQWNEIVKGPLRDADGQITGVQILFWDATVRKATELALERERYLLHALLDNVPDSIYFKDQESRFMRISRGMAEKFNLPNTTVAIGKTDADIFTDEHALQAREDEMRIMETGAPMVAMVERETWPHRDDTWCSTTKMQLRDSEGTVVGTFGISRDITEMMVVEQQLRDARDQAHQASQAKSAFLANMSHEIRTPINGIIGMAELMNHTNLNDAQRSFLEMVQQSAHSLLRIINDILDFSKIEAGKLDIESLPFELRKCVSQAAKSLAIRAAKKTIELVLKIAPDVPEHLMGDADRLRQILINLVGNAIKFTDSGSITIEVVVVNGPPTVPDYTLHFSVKDTGIGIPKNKQTVIFEAFSQADASTTRQYGGTGLGLSISSQLVTMMGGKIWLASELGVGSTFHFTCRMPTAPEPDRSADSERPPLDLTGLHLLLVDDNYEGRSTLAAALQRHGLQVLEASNAEQAAEQYSILQKAPSDHIALIVDQVMPHIDGSVLIERLLQSAPRQPITILLSSAVRPLHAENAAAQENLLVLQKPALQSEICEAIRRTLAPPAPPAASPQNTPPPTRPESPLRLLVAEDGEVNRAVIVGLLQREGHDVTVAEDGTAAVDAWEEFEFDGILMDVQMPVMDGIEATLAIRMAEEKQASKRRVPIIAVTAAALASDAERCLEAGMDDYLSKPIDFGELEDLLQRLRLHKERGDRQAAFLPTDAHPPLTQTATQHRPESPKFEVNFEAPLKKLKCSPEQQLMLVQTLERETTQRLGELAQSIANHDDKLLIRAAHSLKSAANLFEAKQVTEAARSVEELARSGDLNSAIEQIAELRGTATLLLESIQEWLAHHQ from the coding sequence ATGCCAGAGTTGAACATTGAAGCGATCTCCCAGCAGCCCGCCACCGAGGTCCTTGAGAGGCTAAGTGATTTTGCTTTTCTCTGCTCGAGGGATGGGCGGAAGTTATCGTTTGTCAATTCCAAAGCGGCTGCCTTTTTGGGCTGGACCTCGGCAGAACTGTGCAGCTTCCGCCCCTGGTGGGAGCAGGTCCTATGCCTCGAATCGCATGCGCTCTATCGCAATTTAATCGAGCACCTGGATACTTCGACGTCGTCGCAACCGCAACTGGCCCCCTTGGCTCTACCCTGCCAAAACACCGGTGGTGCCTCGGTGACCATGACGATTCACTCGGTATTCATTTCTGAAGACTCCTTGCTGCTGCTTGGCAGCCGGGCCACGGATACCGAATCCCCCGACGAGGTCCTTCGCCAGACTCAGGCCCGTTTCCGCTCGATTGTCGACAGTTTGTCCATCAATTTGGTCCTGAAGGACACGCACGGTCGTCGCATCTATGCCAACCGAGCCTACCTGGAACGTCGCAATCTCACCCTCGCCGATATTCTTGGCAAAACAGACCACGAGCTCTTCCCCAGCGACCTTGCCGAACAGTTTAAAAGCGACGATGCAAAAGTGCTTCAAGCAGGGGAGGTCATCCATAAGTTCGAAGAGAACGTTTCCAGCGACGGCAAACGCCAATGGAACGAAATCGTCAAAGGCCCCCTTCGCGACGCCGATGGGCAAATTACCGGTGTTCAAATCTTGTTCTGGGATGCGACGGTCCGCAAGGCAACAGAATTGGCGTTGGAGCGCGAGCGTTACCTGCTGCACGCCTTGCTCGACAATGTCCCCGATTCGATCTATTTCAAGGACCAAGAAAGCCGCTTCATGCGGATCAGTCGGGGGATGGCCGAGAAATTCAATCTCCCCAACACCACGGTAGCCATCGGAAAAACAGACGCCGACATCTTTACCGATGAGCATGCGCTGCAAGCCCGCGAGGACGAAATGCGCATTATGGAGACCGGTGCGCCCATGGTAGCCATGGTCGAACGGGAAACATGGCCGCATCGCGATGACACATGGTGCTCCACCACGAAAATGCAGCTCCGCGATTCGGAGGGCACCGTGGTGGGAACGTTCGGAATTTCCCGCGATATTACCGAGATGATGGTCGTCGAACAACAGTTGCGCGACGCTCGAGATCAGGCGCACCAGGCAAGCCAAGCCAAGAGCGCATTTCTCGCCAACATGAGCCATGAAATCCGCACTCCGATCAACGGGATTATCGGCATGGCCGAGTTGATGAACCATACGAACCTCAACGACGCACAGCGGTCGTTTCTAGAAATGGTCCAGCAGTCCGCCCACTCCTTGCTCCGCATCATCAACGACATTCTCGATTTCTCCAAAATCGAAGCCGGCAAGCTTGATATCGAATCACTCCCCTTCGAACTGCGGAAGTGCGTCAGTCAGGCAGCCAAGAGCCTAGCCATTCGGGCGGCTAAAAAGACGATTGAGCTAGTCCTCAAAATTGCTCCCGATGTACCGGAACATCTGATGGGAGACGCCGATCGATTGCGACAAATCTTGATCAATCTGGTGGGTAACGCGATCAAGTTCACCGACAGCGGTTCGATTACTATTGAAGTTGTGGTGGTCAACGGACCGCCGACGGTCCCCGACTACACCTTGCATTTTTCGGTAAAAGACACCGGCATCGGCATCCCGAAAAATAAGCAGACAGTAATTTTCGAAGCGTTTTCCCAGGCCGATGCTTCGACCACCCGGCAATACGGCGGCACCGGCCTAGGCCTATCGATTTCAAGTCAGCTGGTCACCATGATGGGTGGCAAGATCTGGCTGGCCAGCGAATTGGGGGTCGGCTCCACCTTCCACTTCACCTGCCGCATGCCCACCGCTCCGGAACCGGACCGGAGCGCCGATTCCGAGCGCCCTCCGCTGGACCTCACCGGGTTGCACCTCCTGCTCGTGGACGACAACTACGAGGGGCGATCGACTTTGGCGGCAGCCCTGCAGCGACACGGGTTGCAAGTCCTGGAGGCGAGCAATGCCGAACAGGCCGCCGAGCAATACAGCATCCTTCAAAAGGCGCCGAGTGACCACATCGCACTCATCGTCGACCAAGTCATGCCGCACATCGACGGCTCTGTACTGATCGAACGCCTCCTTCAATCTGCACCACGGCAGCCCATCACCATCTTGCTGTCGTCTGCCGTTCGCCCTCTCCACGCGGAGAATGCTGCCGCTCAGGAAAATCTACTGGTTCTGCAGAAACCGGCCTTGCAGTCGGAGATATGCGAGGCAATCCGTCGTACCCTGGCCCCTCCAGCCCCACCTGCCGCCTCTCCACAAAACACTCCTCCGCCCACTCGCCCCGAATCTCCACTGCGTCTACTGGTTGCCGAGGATGGAGAGGTAAATCGGGCTGTAATCGTCGGGCTGCTTCAACGAGAAGGGCATGACGTGACGGTCGCCGAAGATGGTACTGCAGCTGTCGACGCTTGGGAAGAATTCGAGTTCGATGGTATCTTGATGGATGTGCAAATGCCGGTCATGGATGGCATCGAAGCCACCCTTGCCATTCGCATGGCAGAGGAAAAGCAAGCAAGCAAGCGAAGAGTTCCCATCATCGCCGTCACAGCTGCGGCTCTAGCAAGCGACGCCGAGCGGTGCCTAGAAGCTGGCATGGACGACTATCTCAGCAAACCAATCGACTTTGGTGAGCTGGAGGACTTGCTGCAGCGTTTGCGGCTTCACAAGGAGCGTGGCGACCGGCAAGCCGCTTTCCTGCCTACAGACGCTCATCCGCCTCTCACGCAGACAGCTACCCAACATCGGCCTGAGAGTCCGAAATTCGAGGTGAATTTTGAGGCTCCTTTAAAGAAACTCAAGTGCTCCCCCGAACAACAACTCATGCTCGTCCAAACCCTGGAACGAGAAACGACCCAACGCCTGGGAGAACTCGCGCAGTCCATTGCAAACCACGACGATAAACTGCTCATTCGCGCCGCCCACTCCCTGAAGAGTGCCGCCAATCTATTCGAGGCGAAACAAGTGACGGAAGCAGCCAGGTCGGTAGAGGAACTGGCCCGGTCGGGCGATCTCAACTCCGCGATCGAGCAGATTGCAGAACTGCGGGGCACAGCAACCCTGCTTCTAGAGTCCATCCAAGAGTGGCTAGCCCACCACCAATGA
- a CDS encoding phospho-sugar mutase, producing MNVEQAILAAEQAVASSQLTAPALEHLKSWLTEERYQPYQASILQHIEQGAWQKLDDVFWTVIPFGTGGRRGRMYEFGSNAINERTIGESAQGLATYILEQPDSPSKQLSCAIAYDTRHRSREFAELCASIMVANGFEVYFLDEYRATPQLSFAVRFKHCDCGIMVTASHNPPSDNAVKVYWSTGGQILPPHDKAIIDRVMNTREIKKVDFQQALAAGQVKICTQEVDKAFFAEVHHYAWPGPRDSKIIFSPLHGVGSFAVMPVLEQAGFKDVEVYARHAEPSGDFPNVPGHVSNPENPAIFDEIIERAQQTGADLIIATDPDCDRLGCAAPLTLDSSGPWATINGNQIGALLTDFVCSKMQELGMLSERSYVVKTLVTTELTRRVAASYGVRCEGNLHVGFKWIAGTMDAIGPADFVFGTEESHGYLIGQYARDKDGAVACLLMSMLSAQLKSQGLSIHERLAALLRQHGYHQEGLVNVQMEGSEGMAHMQKLMQAFRSSPPQKLGGFPVAAVRDYKSLTVRAADGSTQPLDALPADMVMLDLDLEGNYFAVRPSGTEPKVKFYMFTYLPPAESQDLVAAKAKLAQRLADLERDIRSYVAGVIS from the coding sequence ATGAATGTTGAACAAGCGATTTTGGCGGCAGAACAGGCTGTGGCAAGCAGCCAGCTTACCGCTCCAGCGCTAGAGCACCTCAAGAGCTGGTTGACGGAAGAACGTTACCAGCCCTACCAAGCGTCCATTCTCCAGCATATCGAGCAGGGAGCTTGGCAGAAGTTGGATGATGTGTTCTGGACGGTCATCCCGTTCGGCACGGGGGGACGGCGCGGCCGCATGTATGAGTTTGGTTCCAACGCGATCAATGAACGGACCATTGGCGAGAGCGCACAGGGGCTGGCAACTTATATCCTCGAACAGCCCGACAGTCCGTCCAAGCAACTGAGCTGCGCCATCGCTTACGACACGCGGCATCGCTCGCGCGAGTTTGCTGAATTGTGCGCGTCGATCATGGTGGCCAATGGGTTCGAAGTCTATTTCCTGGACGAGTACCGAGCTACGCCACAATTGTCGTTCGCCGTGCGGTTTAAACACTGCGATTGTGGCATCATGGTGACCGCTAGTCACAATCCGCCGAGCGACAATGCGGTCAAGGTTTATTGGTCGACGGGCGGGCAGATTCTGCCTCCTCACGATAAGGCGATCATCGACCGGGTCATGAATACCCGTGAGATCAAGAAGGTGGATTTCCAGCAAGCTCTGGCAGCTGGGCAAGTCAAGATTTGCACCCAGGAGGTGGACAAGGCGTTCTTTGCAGAGGTCCACCATTATGCTTGGCCCGGTCCCCGCGACTCCAAGATCATCTTCTCACCGCTGCATGGTGTCGGTTCCTTTGCCGTCATGCCCGTCCTGGAGCAGGCTGGTTTCAAAGACGTCGAGGTCTACGCGCGGCATGCCGAACCAAGTGGTGATTTTCCCAACGTGCCCGGTCATGTCAGCAATCCCGAAAACCCTGCCATCTTTGATGAAATTATCGAGCGAGCTCAGCAGACGGGTGCCGATTTAATTATTGCTACTGATCCCGACTGCGATCGACTGGGTTGCGCCGCACCGCTGACGCTAGATTCGAGCGGTCCCTGGGCGACGATTAACGGGAATCAAATCGGCGCTCTATTGACCGATTTCGTGTGCAGTAAAATGCAGGAATTGGGCATGCTCAGCGAGCGTTCTTACGTGGTCAAGACGCTGGTGACGACGGAATTGACGCGCCGCGTGGCAGCGTCTTACGGAGTTCGCTGTGAAGGGAACTTGCATGTCGGATTCAAATGGATCGCAGGCACCATGGATGCCATCGGTCCTGCCGATTTCGTGTTTGGAACCGAAGAGTCGCATGGCTACCTCATTGGGCAATATGCTCGCGATAAAGATGGAGCCGTGGCTTGTTTGTTGATGTCCATGTTGAGTGCGCAGCTGAAGAGCCAAGGGCTGTCGATTCACGAACGGCTCGCAGCGCTCCTGCGGCAGCATGGCTACCATCAGGAAGGACTCGTCAATGTGCAAATGGAGGGAAGCGAAGGGATGGCGCACATGCAAAAGTTGATGCAAGCCTTTCGCTCCTCGCCACCGCAAAAGTTGGGCGGCTTTCCGGTGGCTGCCGTTCGCGACTACAAATCGCTAACGGTCCGCGCTGCAGATGGCTCCACGCAACCACTCGATGCGCTGCCCGCGGATATGGTGATGCTCGATCTCGATTTGGAGGGGAACTATTTTGCAGTTCGCCCATCGGGCACTGAGCCCAAAGTGAAATTCTACATGTTCACGTATTTGCCTCCTGCCGAAAGCCAAGATTTGGTGGCAGCCAAGGCCAAGTTGGCTCAGCGTCTGGCAGATCTCGAAAGGGATATTCGCAGCTACGTGGCTGGCGTGATTTCTTGA
- the glmM gene encoding phosphoglucosamine mutase: protein MSEPIISVSGLRGLIGEQLTPVVAARYVAAMVAALQTSLTSTDGHRGKIVVARDGRNSGQMLARAVTATIVASGLDAIDLDVASTPTVGVQIQQLKAVGGVQISASHNPKEYNGLKLFGPDGRVLTKSIGERVLEAYRAGHSRWVGVDELGQVESMADPHLEHMQRVLATIDAPSIQQQHFKVLLDSNHGAGSLLGRRLLEALGCEVTVLGEAPHGAFAHPPEPVADNLQGVCAQVRAGGFKLGFCQDPDADRLAVIDELGNYIGEEMTLALCLMQVLPQHPGTIVTNCATSGLARALSLQYDCPLLQSAVGEANVADLMIAEGAVFGGEGNGGPIDPQVGYVRDSFVGMARILDLLSSRKTEISHLVSELPPLAIVKDKVTMEASQLPEFWKRLTAAMTDAKASQPDGLKLDWEDRWLLVRGSNTEPIVRLIAEAPSVAEAQALCDRAKQLL from the coding sequence ATGAGCGAGCCCATCATCAGCGTTAGTGGTCTACGAGGACTGATCGGTGAACAGCTAACCCCAGTGGTCGCCGCTCGCTACGTGGCGGCGATGGTCGCAGCCCTTCAAACCTCCCTAACCAGTACCGACGGGCACCGCGGAAAAATCGTCGTCGCGCGAGATGGACGCAACAGTGGACAGATGCTGGCCCGAGCTGTAACCGCGACCATCGTGGCCAGTGGACTGGATGCCATCGACCTGGATGTTGCCTCCACTCCCACGGTCGGAGTCCAAATCCAGCAGCTGAAAGCCGTCGGCGGAGTTCAGATTTCCGCGAGTCACAACCCCAAGGAATACAACGGCCTCAAACTTTTCGGCCCCGACGGACGCGTGCTAACCAAATCGATTGGAGAAAGAGTCCTGGAGGCCTACCGGGCCGGCCACAGTCGCTGGGTCGGAGTGGACGAGCTGGGCCAAGTGGAATCGATGGCTGATCCTCATCTCGAACACATGCAGCGGGTCCTAGCCACCATCGACGCCCCCTCCATCCAACAGCAACACTTCAAGGTACTCCTGGATAGCAATCACGGTGCAGGCAGCCTGCTGGGACGCAGATTGCTCGAAGCACTCGGGTGCGAGGTTACCGTGCTAGGTGAAGCGCCGCATGGTGCATTCGCGCATCCCCCTGAACCGGTCGCCGACAACCTGCAAGGCGTCTGCGCGCAGGTCAGGGCAGGGGGCTTCAAACTGGGCTTCTGCCAGGATCCCGACGCCGATCGTCTAGCCGTCATCGATGAGCTGGGCAATTACATTGGAGAAGAGATGACCCTTGCCCTGTGCTTGATGCAAGTCCTACCTCAACATCCTGGCACCATCGTCACCAATTGCGCTACCAGCGGGCTAGCGCGAGCGCTGTCCCTGCAATACGACTGCCCTCTACTGCAGTCGGCCGTTGGAGAAGCCAATGTGGCCGATTTGATGATTGCCGAAGGGGCCGTCTTCGGGGGAGAGGGCAATGGAGGACCGATCGACCCACAAGTCGGCTATGTGCGAGATAGCTTCGTGGGCATGGCCCGCATCCTAGATTTGCTGTCGAGCCGAAAAACCGAGATCAGCCACTTGGTGAGCGAATTACCACCGCTGGCGATTGTCAAAGATAAGGTCACCATGGAGGCGAGCCAACTCCCTGAATTCTGGAAGCGCTTAACTGCCGCCATGACCGACGCCAAGGCTAGTCAGCCCGATGGACTGAAACTCGACTGGGAAGACCGCTGGCTGTTAGTCCGCGGCAGCAATACCGAACCGATCGTTCGCTTGATCGCCGAAGCACCCAGCGTGGCAGAAGCGCAAGCCCTGTGTGACCGCGCCAAACAACTCCTATAG
- a CDS encoding ATP-binding protein has product MNETNSLVDAGAVPPESGDLASLLQRIDGMLAGKSALEAVPPAPPIVEMDSTELRTMSQAPAQPAEIEVESSVKHISEVGTRPSGTPAAGGVLDDARKRGSHLCRMTGSRDEPFIPLVPNSLDEAGVSESMVEELIMRYLLTVGEMSGRRIAGQVKLPFLLVEPILNRLKQEQMTAYRGANSVNDYTHVLTDQGRARGRLYMQNTTYFGSAPVTLEAYRESVRLQSVEGQYPRREQLLQAFKDLLIDRKMLGKLGPAINSGRGMFLYGYPGNGKTSIAERITLAFGKYIWIPRSLNVEGHIMRVFDPLLHVAEEVDSGAGVLNQAEYDGRWIRIRRPTIVAGGELTMEMLEVQEDHQTKIAEAPLQMKSNCGVLVIDDFGRQKMRVDELLNRWIVPLEKRYDFLNLSSGKKTEVPFDQLVIFSTNLQPRDLVDDAFLRRIPYKIEVLNPSEVAFRKLFEIMCPKLNIPHKPEVIDYLIQKHYKPTNRPFRNCHPRDLLLQIRNYCLYNDEQLDLKPEFVDFACENYFSIM; this is encoded by the coding sequence ATGAACGAGACTAATTCTTTAGTGGATGCCGGTGCTGTGCCCCCTGAGTCGGGGGATCTAGCCTCGCTTCTGCAACGTATTGATGGAATGTTGGCCGGAAAGTCCGCTCTCGAGGCGGTTCCTCCCGCCCCGCCGATTGTCGAAATGGACTCCACGGAACTAAGAACCATGAGCCAAGCCCCAGCCCAGCCCGCTGAAATTGAAGTTGAGAGCAGCGTTAAACACATTTCTGAAGTCGGGACTCGTCCCAGTGGCACTCCGGCTGCCGGAGGAGTCTTGGATGACGCCCGCAAGCGTGGTTCCCATCTGTGTCGAATGACTGGAAGCCGTGACGAGCCCTTCATTCCACTGGTTCCCAACAGCCTGGACGAGGCGGGCGTAAGCGAGTCGATGGTTGAGGAGCTCATCATGCGCTACTTGCTGACCGTCGGTGAAATGAGCGGAAGACGCATTGCTGGACAAGTCAAACTCCCCTTCCTGCTGGTGGAGCCGATCCTAAATCGGCTCAAGCAGGAGCAGATGACCGCCTATCGGGGGGCGAACTCAGTCAACGACTACACGCACGTCCTGACCGATCAGGGCCGCGCCCGCGGTCGCCTATACATGCAAAACACGACCTATTTTGGTTCGGCGCCGGTGACCTTAGAGGCCTACCGTGAATCGGTGCGTCTGCAATCGGTCGAAGGGCAATACCCGCGGCGAGAGCAGTTATTGCAAGCATTCAAGGACCTGCTGATCGATCGCAAGATGTTGGGCAAGCTTGGGCCGGCCATCAATAGTGGGCGGGGGATGTTCCTCTATGGGTACCCAGGCAACGGGAAGACGAGCATCGCCGAGCGGATTACGTTGGCGTTTGGAAAATACATCTGGATACCACGCTCGCTGAATGTCGAGGGGCACATCATGCGGGTTTTTGACCCGCTGCTGCACGTTGCCGAAGAGGTGGACTCCGGGGCAGGTGTCCTAAACCAGGCCGAGTATGACGGACGATGGATTCGCATTCGCCGTCCAACCATCGTCGCTGGTGGTGAGTTGACGATGGAAATGCTAGAGGTTCAGGAGGACCACCAGACGAAAATCGCTGAAGCACCCCTGCAGATGAAGAGCAATTGTGGAGTGTTGGTCATCGATGACTTCGGACGCCAGAAGATGCGCGTCGACGAACTGCTCAACCGCTGGATCGTTCCGCTAGAGAAACGCTATGACTTCTTAAATCTGAGTAGCGGTAAGAAAACGGAGGTTCCCTTCGACCAACTGGTGATCTTTTCCACCAACCTGCAGCCTCGCGACTTGGTCGATGATGCCTTTCTACGACGGATTCCCTATAAGATCGAGGTGCTCAACCCGTCGGAAGTCGCGTTTCGCAAGCTCTTCGAGATTATGTGCCCGAAGCTGAACATCCCTCACAAGCCTGAAGTGATCGACTATTTGATCCAAAAACACTACAAACCAACGAATCGCCCGTTCCGCAATTGCCATCCTCGCGATTTGCTGCTGCAGATCCGGAATTATTGCCTGTACAACGACGAGCAGCTGGATCTCAAGCCGGAGTTCGTGGATTTTGCTTGCGAAAACTACTTCTCTATTATGTAG